One Rosa chinensis cultivar Old Blush chromosome 5, RchiOBHm-V2, whole genome shotgun sequence genomic region harbors:
- the LOC112165253 gene encoding histone H4, with amino-acid sequence MSGRGKGGKGLGKGGAKRHRKVLRDNIQGITKPAIRRLARRGGVKRISGLIYEETRGVLKIFLENVIRDAVTYTEHARRKTVTAMDVVYALKRQGRTLYGFGG; translated from the coding sequence ATGTCAGGCCGCGGCAAGGGAGGCAAGGGTTTGGGCAAAGGAGGAGCCAAGCGTCACAGGAAGGTTCTGAGGGATAACATCCAGGGCATCACCAAGCCCGCCATTCGCCGTTTGGCTCGCAGAGGCGGCGTCAAGCGTATCTCCGGTCTCATCTACGAAGAGACCCGAGGTGTCCTCAAGATCTTCCTCGAGAACGTCATCCGTGACGCCGTTACCTACACCGAGCACGCCCGGAGGAAGACCGTCACCGCCATGGATGTCGTCTATGCTCTCAAGAGGCAAGGAAGGACCCTCTACGGGTTTGGGGGTTAA
- the LOC112167065 gene encoding uncharacterized protein LOC112167065 isoform X3, with product MPQASFTPRSSAYLDALTQEIEKKLQRREIHLLQALASPSLRRNLLQELFTDIALEIDERAKDIILSPEDDAISPAEDCNYGQLCFHDVLADYYVWVPESGKRILDLIVQLWSQSFASHIFALLFHKWLFEVQLDNSEVLLRFSSALVQGATNVFWIDIQSNTRRFESLFLYLLEDVALEPTRLNKIPVQVQRDLYLLLSRFIFFYNSVDKLESFLRHFPVFPNAFLVGGPADFFVIELADQLQKLKVEPVLLHYFSHIKVLQGMELRMATSTRLKTCLYSFTSPGGPMYPTRVVRHAAWDALDLLFPIGNKLKKFATCKYVTYLLSQIA from the exons ATGCCGCAAGCTTCTTTCACGCCTCGAAGCTCTGCCTATCTCGATGCTCTCACCCAAGAAATCGAGAAGAAACTCCAGCGG AGAGAGATTCATTTGTTGCAGGCCCTAGCTTCTCCCTCACTGCGCCGCAACTTGTTGCAGGAGTTGTTTACTGACATTGCCTTAGAGATTGATGAGCGGGCCAAAG ATATAATTCTCAGCCCGGAAGATGATGCAATTTCTCCTGCAGAGGATTGCAATTATGGTCAGCTATGCTTTCATGATGTACTTGCTGACTATTATGTTTGGGTGCCTGAGAGTGGAAAACGCATCCTTGATCTGATTGTCCAACTCTGGAGCCAGTCATTTGCATCTCACATTTTCGCCTTGTTATTTCACAAATGG CTTTTTGAAGTTCAACTTGACAACTCTGAAGTCCTTCTACGATTCTCATCTGCTCTTGTTCAAGGTGCTACAAATGTTTTCTG GATTGACATTCAGTCAAATACAAGGCGGTTTGAATCCCTCTTTCTT TATCTTCTTGAGGATGTTGCTTTGGAACCCACCCGGTTAAATAAAATTCCTGTACAG GTCCAGCGAGATCTGTATCTTTTACTTTCAAGGTTTATATTCTTTTATAACTCAG TTGACAAACTTGAGAGCTTCTTAAGGCACTTTCCCGTTTTCCCGAATGCTTTTCTGGTTGGTGGTCCTGCAGACTTCTTTGTTATTGAACTTGCAGATCAg CTTCAAAAATTGAAGGTGGAACCGGTATTGCTCCATTACTTTTCACACATTAAAGTTCTCCAGG GCATGGAGCTGAGAATGGCCACAAGTACAAGGTTAAAGACTTGTTTGTATAGCTTCACTTCTCCTGGTGGTCCAATGTACCCTACAAGAGTTGTTCGTCATGCTGCCTGGGATGCTTTAGATTTGCTTTTTCCA ATTGGCAATAAGCTCAAGAAGTTTGCGACTTGTAAATATGTTACATATTTGTTATCTCAAATAGCTTAA
- the LOC112167065 gene encoding uncharacterized protein LOC112167065 isoform X2, producing the protein MPQASFTPRSSAYLDALTQEIEKKLQRALASPSLRRNLLQELFTDIALEIDERAKDIILSPEDDAISPAEDCNYGQLCFHDVLADYYVWVPESGKRILDLIVQLWSQSFASHIFALLFHKWLFEVQLDNSEVLLRFSSALVQGATNVFWIDIQSNTRRFESLFLYLLEDVALEPTRLNKIPVQVQRDLYLLLSRFIFFYNSVDKLESFLRHFPVFPNAFLVGGPADFFVIELADQLQKLKVEPVLLHYFSHIKVLQGMELRMATSTRLKTCLYSFTSPGGPMYPTRVVRHAAWDALDLLFPVGQYPRHLISLFFRLLYPWYWPSSCWNFVMDCIKAVLYSLLGLIYSSLEKLKKPKF; encoded by the exons ATGCCGCAAGCTTCTTTCACGCCTCGAAGCTCTGCCTATCTCGATGCTCTCACCCAAGAAATCGAGAAGAAACTCCAGCGG GCCCTAGCTTCTCCCTCACTGCGCCGCAACTTGTTGCAGGAGTTGTTTACTGACATTGCCTTAGAGATTGATGAGCGGGCCAAAG ATATAATTCTCAGCCCGGAAGATGATGCAATTTCTCCTGCAGAGGATTGCAATTATGGTCAGCTATGCTTTCATGATGTACTTGCTGACTATTATGTTTGGGTGCCTGAGAGTGGAAAACGCATCCTTGATCTGATTGTCCAACTCTGGAGCCAGTCATTTGCATCTCACATTTTCGCCTTGTTATTTCACAAATGG CTTTTTGAAGTTCAACTTGACAACTCTGAAGTCCTTCTACGATTCTCATCTGCTCTTGTTCAAGGTGCTACAAATGTTTTCTG GATTGACATTCAGTCAAATACAAGGCGGTTTGAATCCCTCTTTCTT TATCTTCTTGAGGATGTTGCTTTGGAACCCACCCGGTTAAATAAAATTCCTGTACAG GTCCAGCGAGATCTGTATCTTTTACTTTCAAGGTTTATATTCTTTTATAACTCAG TTGACAAACTTGAGAGCTTCTTAAGGCACTTTCCCGTTTTCCCGAATGCTTTTCTGGTTGGTGGTCCTGCAGACTTCTTTGTTATTGAACTTGCAGATCAg CTTCAAAAATTGAAGGTGGAACCGGTATTGCTCCATTACTTTTCACACATTAAAGTTCTCCAGG GCATGGAGCTGAGAATGGCCACAAGTACAAGGTTAAAGACTTGTTTGTATAGCTTCACTTCTCCTGGTGGTCCAATGTACCCTACAAGAGTTGTTCGTCATGCTGCCTGGGATGCTTTAGATTTGCTTTTTCCA GTCGGGCAATACCCTCGACATCTTATAAGCCTGTTCTTCCGGTTGTTGTATCCGTGGTACTGGCCCTCGTCTTGTTGGAATTTCGTGATGGATTGCATAAAGGCGGTATTGTATTCTCTGTTGGGATTAATCTATTCAAGTTTAGAGAAGCTGAAAAAGCCAAAGTTTTGA
- the LOC112165747 gene encoding ACT domain-containing protein ACR9: MGIPSDDVVVFQKAKRPGEASVITVNCPDKTGLGCDICRIILDFGLCIRKADFSTDGIWCYVVLWVVPHSNSTTVKWSNLENQLLSVCPSCSVPYHFYPQTTCSSPPAVYLLKFLCSDRNGLLHDVTEILSDLELSIQRVKVTTTPDDRVLDLFFITDNMDLLHTKERQDKTLKQLQAVLGESCTSCELQLVGPEYDPHHGIPSLSPVVAEELFRCELLDKEIRSQALSPDMTKLKNANVTIDNSLSPAHTLLQIHCADHKGLLYDIMRTLKDSNIKIAYGRFSPTTKGYRDLDLFIQQKDGKKIQDPEAQSALCLSLKVEMLHPLRVIIANRGPDTELLVANPVELSGKGRPLVFYDVTLALKALRICIFSAEIGRISASGREWEVYSFLLEENSKFQLSNMVAKNQIVDRVRRTLMGW; encoded by the exons ATGGGAATCCCGAGCGACGACGTCGTTGTATTCCAGAAAGCTAAACGTCCTGGCGAGGCTTCCGTCATCACCGTTAATTGTCCGGATAAGACCGGCCTGGGATGTGATATTTGCAGGATCATCCTCGATTTTGGGCTCTGCATCAGAAAAGCTG ATTTTTCAACTGATGGGATATGGTGCTACGTTGTATTATGGGTGGTTCCTCATTCTAACTCAACAACAGTGAAATGGTCGAATTTGGAGAACCAGCTCCTATCCGTGTGCCCGTCATGTTCTGTTCCGTATCACTTCTACCCCCAGACTACATGTTCCTCGCCCCCTGCAGTTTATCTATTGAAGTTTCTTTGCTCTGACCGTAATGGATTATTGCATG ATGTCACTGAAATTCTGTCTGATCTTGAGCTTTCGATTCAAAGGGTGAAAGTGACAACAACACCAGATGACAGGGTCTTGGACCTGTTCTTCATAACAGATAACAT GGATCTTCTGCACACAAAGGAGCGGCAAGATAAGACATTGAAACAGTTGCAAGCCGTATTGGGTGAGTCGTGTACCAGTTGCGAACTTCAGTTGGTAGGTCCCGAGTATGATCCCCACCATGGCATTCCTTCTCTGTCTCCTGTAGTAGCTGAAGAGCTATTTAGGTGTGAGCTGTTGGATAAAGAAATCCGTTCTCAAGCACTTAGTCCTGATATGACGAAATTGAAGAACGCTAATGTAACAATAGACAACTCATTGAGCCCAGCACATACATTACTTCAGATCCACTGTGCTGATCACAAGGGTCTCTTGTATGACATTATGAGAACTTTGAAAGACAGCAACATCAAG aTAGCTTATGGTCGATTTTCTCCAACTACAAAAGGGTATCGGGATTTAGACCTTTTTATTCAGCAAAAGGATGGGAAAAAGATTCAGGATCCGGAGGCGCAGAGTGCATTGTGTTTGAGTTTGAAGGTGGAGATGCTTCACCCACTGCGTGTTATCATTGCAAACCGAGGGCCTGATACAGAATTGTTGGTTGCTAATCCAGTTGAACTATCTGGAAAGGGGCGACCACTAGTTTTCTATGATGTTACTTTGGCTCTAAAAGCACTGAGGATCTGCATTTTCTCG GCTGAAATTGGAAGGATCTCAGCATCAGGTCGTGAATGGGAGGTGTATAGTTTTCTGTTGGAGGAGAATTCCAAATTTCAATTATCAAACATGGTTGCTAAGAATCAGATTGTAGATAGAGTTAGAAGAACACTGATGGGATGGTGA
- the LOC112167065 gene encoding uncharacterized protein LOC112167065 isoform X5, with protein MPQASFTPRSSAYLDALTQEIEKKLQRREIHLLQALASPSLRRNLLQELFTDIALEIDERAKDIILSPEDDAISPAEDCNYGQLCFHDVLADYYVWVPESGKRILDLIVQLWSQSFASHIFALLFHKWLFEVQLDNSEVLLRFSSALVQGATNVFWIDIQSNTRRFESLFLYLLEDVALEPTRLNKIPVQVQRDLYLLLSRFIFFYNSVDKLESFLRHFPVFPNAFLVGGPADFFVIELADQLQKLKVEPVLLHYFSHIKVLQGMELRMATSTRLKTCLYSFTSPGGPMYPTRVVRHAAWDALDLLFPVISSC; from the exons ATGCCGCAAGCTTCTTTCACGCCTCGAAGCTCTGCCTATCTCGATGCTCTCACCCAAGAAATCGAGAAGAAACTCCAGCGG AGAGAGATTCATTTGTTGCAGGCCCTAGCTTCTCCCTCACTGCGCCGCAACTTGTTGCAGGAGTTGTTTACTGACATTGCCTTAGAGATTGATGAGCGGGCCAAAG ATATAATTCTCAGCCCGGAAGATGATGCAATTTCTCCTGCAGAGGATTGCAATTATGGTCAGCTATGCTTTCATGATGTACTTGCTGACTATTATGTTTGGGTGCCTGAGAGTGGAAAACGCATCCTTGATCTGATTGTCCAACTCTGGAGCCAGTCATTTGCATCTCACATTTTCGCCTTGTTATTTCACAAATGG CTTTTTGAAGTTCAACTTGACAACTCTGAAGTCCTTCTACGATTCTCATCTGCTCTTGTTCAAGGTGCTACAAATGTTTTCTG GATTGACATTCAGTCAAATACAAGGCGGTTTGAATCCCTCTTTCTT TATCTTCTTGAGGATGTTGCTTTGGAACCCACCCGGTTAAATAAAATTCCTGTACAG GTCCAGCGAGATCTGTATCTTTTACTTTCAAGGTTTATATTCTTTTATAACTCAG TTGACAAACTTGAGAGCTTCTTAAGGCACTTTCCCGTTTTCCCGAATGCTTTTCTGGTTGGTGGTCCTGCAGACTTCTTTGTTATTGAACTTGCAGATCAg CTTCAAAAATTGAAGGTGGAACCGGTATTGCTCCATTACTTTTCACACATTAAAGTTCTCCAGG GCATGGAGCTGAGAATGGCCACAAGTACAAGGTTAAAGACTTGTTTGTATAGCTTCACTTCTCCTGGTGGTCCAATGTACCCTACAAGAGTTGTTCGTCATGCTGCCTGGGATGCTTTAGATTTGCTTTTTCCA
- the LOC112167065 gene encoding uncharacterized protein LOC112167065 isoform X1 → MPQASFTPRSSAYLDALTQEIEKKLQRREIHLLQALASPSLRRNLLQELFTDIALEIDERAKDIILSPEDDAISPAEDCNYGQLCFHDVLADYYVWVPESGKRILDLIVQLWSQSFASHIFALLFHKWLFEVQLDNSEVLLRFSSALVQGATNVFWIDIQSNTRRFESLFLYLLEDVALEPTRLNKIPVQVQRDLYLLLSRFIFFYNSVDKLESFLRHFPVFPNAFLVGGPADFFVIELADQLQKLKVEPVLLHYFSHIKVLQGMELRMATSTRLKTCLYSFTSPGGPMYPTRVVRHAAWDALDLLFPVGQYPRHLISLFFRLLYPWYWPSSCWNFVMDCIKAVLYSLLGLIYSSLEKLKKPKF, encoded by the exons ATGCCGCAAGCTTCTTTCACGCCTCGAAGCTCTGCCTATCTCGATGCTCTCACCCAAGAAATCGAGAAGAAACTCCAGCGG AGAGAGATTCATTTGTTGCAGGCCCTAGCTTCTCCCTCACTGCGCCGCAACTTGTTGCAGGAGTTGTTTACTGACATTGCCTTAGAGATTGATGAGCGGGCCAAAG ATATAATTCTCAGCCCGGAAGATGATGCAATTTCTCCTGCAGAGGATTGCAATTATGGTCAGCTATGCTTTCATGATGTACTTGCTGACTATTATGTTTGGGTGCCTGAGAGTGGAAAACGCATCCTTGATCTGATTGTCCAACTCTGGAGCCAGTCATTTGCATCTCACATTTTCGCCTTGTTATTTCACAAATGG CTTTTTGAAGTTCAACTTGACAACTCTGAAGTCCTTCTACGATTCTCATCTGCTCTTGTTCAAGGTGCTACAAATGTTTTCTG GATTGACATTCAGTCAAATACAAGGCGGTTTGAATCCCTCTTTCTT TATCTTCTTGAGGATGTTGCTTTGGAACCCACCCGGTTAAATAAAATTCCTGTACAG GTCCAGCGAGATCTGTATCTTTTACTTTCAAGGTTTATATTCTTTTATAACTCAG TTGACAAACTTGAGAGCTTCTTAAGGCACTTTCCCGTTTTCCCGAATGCTTTTCTGGTTGGTGGTCCTGCAGACTTCTTTGTTATTGAACTTGCAGATCAg CTTCAAAAATTGAAGGTGGAACCGGTATTGCTCCATTACTTTTCACACATTAAAGTTCTCCAGG GCATGGAGCTGAGAATGGCCACAAGTACAAGGTTAAAGACTTGTTTGTATAGCTTCACTTCTCCTGGTGGTCCAATGTACCCTACAAGAGTTGTTCGTCATGCTGCCTGGGATGCTTTAGATTTGCTTTTTCCA GTCGGGCAATACCCTCGACATCTTATAAGCCTGTTCTTCCGGTTGTTGTATCCGTGGTACTGGCCCTCGTCTTGTTGGAATTTCGTGATGGATTGCATAAAGGCGGTATTGTATTCTCTGTTGGGATTAATCTATTCAAGTTTAGAGAAGCTGAAAAAGCCAAAGTTTTGA
- the LOC112167065 gene encoding uncharacterized protein LOC112167065 isoform X6 yields the protein MPQASFTPRSSAYLDALTQEIEKKLQRREIHLLQALASPSLRRNLLQELFTDIALEIDERAKDIILSPEDDAISPAEDCNYGQLCFHDVLADYYVWVPESGKRILDLIVQLWSQSFASHIFALLFHKWLFEVQLDNSEVLLRFSSALVQGATNVFWIDIQSNTRRFESLFLYLLEDVALEPTRLNKIPVQVQRDLYLLLSRFIFFYNSVDKLESFLRHFPVFPNAFLVGGPADFFVIELADQLQKLKVEPVLLHYFSHIKVLQGMELRMATSTRLKTCLYSFTSPGGPMYPTRVVRHAAWDALDLLFPVKS from the exons ATGCCGCAAGCTTCTTTCACGCCTCGAAGCTCTGCCTATCTCGATGCTCTCACCCAAGAAATCGAGAAGAAACTCCAGCGG AGAGAGATTCATTTGTTGCAGGCCCTAGCTTCTCCCTCACTGCGCCGCAACTTGTTGCAGGAGTTGTTTACTGACATTGCCTTAGAGATTGATGAGCGGGCCAAAG ATATAATTCTCAGCCCGGAAGATGATGCAATTTCTCCTGCAGAGGATTGCAATTATGGTCAGCTATGCTTTCATGATGTACTTGCTGACTATTATGTTTGGGTGCCTGAGAGTGGAAAACGCATCCTTGATCTGATTGTCCAACTCTGGAGCCAGTCATTTGCATCTCACATTTTCGCCTTGTTATTTCACAAATGG CTTTTTGAAGTTCAACTTGACAACTCTGAAGTCCTTCTACGATTCTCATCTGCTCTTGTTCAAGGTGCTACAAATGTTTTCTG GATTGACATTCAGTCAAATACAAGGCGGTTTGAATCCCTCTTTCTT TATCTTCTTGAGGATGTTGCTTTGGAACCCACCCGGTTAAATAAAATTCCTGTACAG GTCCAGCGAGATCTGTATCTTTTACTTTCAAGGTTTATATTCTTTTATAACTCAG TTGACAAACTTGAGAGCTTCTTAAGGCACTTTCCCGTTTTCCCGAATGCTTTTCTGGTTGGTGGTCCTGCAGACTTCTTTGTTATTGAACTTGCAGATCAg CTTCAAAAATTGAAGGTGGAACCGGTATTGCTCCATTACTTTTCACACATTAAAGTTCTCCAGG GCATGGAGCTGAGAATGGCCACAAGTACAAGGTTAAAGACTTGTTTGTATAGCTTCACTTCTCCTGGTGGTCCAATGTACCCTACAAGAGTTGTTCGTCATGCTGCCTGGGATGCTTTAGATTTGCTTTTTCCA
- the LOC112167065 gene encoding uncharacterized protein LOC112167065 isoform X4, with amino-acid sequence MPQASFTPRSSAYLDALTQEIEKKLQRREIHLLQALASPSLRRNLLQELFTDIALEIDERAKDIILSPEDDAISPAEDCNYGQLCFHDVLADYYVWVPESGKRILDLIVQLWSQSFASHIFALLFHKWLFEVQLDNSEVLLRFSSALVQGATNVFWIDIQSNTRRFESLFLYLLEDVALEPTRLNKIPVQVQRDLYLLLSRFIFFYNSVDKLESFLRHFPVFPNAFLVGGPADFFVIELADQLQKLKVEPVLLHYFSHIKVLQGMELRMATSTRLKTCLYSFTSPGGPMYPTRVVRHAAWDALDLLFPIGNKLKKFATCKYVTYLSGA; translated from the exons ATGCCGCAAGCTTCTTTCACGCCTCGAAGCTCTGCCTATCTCGATGCTCTCACCCAAGAAATCGAGAAGAAACTCCAGCGG AGAGAGATTCATTTGTTGCAGGCCCTAGCTTCTCCCTCACTGCGCCGCAACTTGTTGCAGGAGTTGTTTACTGACATTGCCTTAGAGATTGATGAGCGGGCCAAAG ATATAATTCTCAGCCCGGAAGATGATGCAATTTCTCCTGCAGAGGATTGCAATTATGGTCAGCTATGCTTTCATGATGTACTTGCTGACTATTATGTTTGGGTGCCTGAGAGTGGAAAACGCATCCTTGATCTGATTGTCCAACTCTGGAGCCAGTCATTTGCATCTCACATTTTCGCCTTGTTATTTCACAAATGG CTTTTTGAAGTTCAACTTGACAACTCTGAAGTCCTTCTACGATTCTCATCTGCTCTTGTTCAAGGTGCTACAAATGTTTTCTG GATTGACATTCAGTCAAATACAAGGCGGTTTGAATCCCTCTTTCTT TATCTTCTTGAGGATGTTGCTTTGGAACCCACCCGGTTAAATAAAATTCCTGTACAG GTCCAGCGAGATCTGTATCTTTTACTTTCAAGGTTTATATTCTTTTATAACTCAG TTGACAAACTTGAGAGCTTCTTAAGGCACTTTCCCGTTTTCCCGAATGCTTTTCTGGTTGGTGGTCCTGCAGACTTCTTTGTTATTGAACTTGCAGATCAg CTTCAAAAATTGAAGGTGGAACCGGTATTGCTCCATTACTTTTCACACATTAAAGTTCTCCAGG GCATGGAGCTGAGAATGGCCACAAGTACAAGGTTAAAGACTTGTTTGTATAGCTTCACTTCTCCTGGTGGTCCAATGTACCCTACAAGAGTTGTTCGTCATGCTGCCTGGGATGCTTTAGATTTGCTTTTTCCA ATTGGCAATAAGCTCAAGAAGTTTGCGACTTGTAAATATGTTACATAT